One window of the Pseudarthrobacter sp. ATCC 49987 genome contains the following:
- a CDS encoding MFS transporter: MAGSAPLPSAAPAGRTLNLVLATSASVVGFWAWNSVATLGAFYTVNLQLNPATTGVLVAMPVFVGSLGRIVVGTLTDKCGGRAMFTFVLLASILPILLVAVGGTLRSFALVLSAGLLLGVAGTVFAVGIPFVSAWYEPSRRGFATGVFGAGMGGTALAAFLNPRLVAAIGYFPTHLLIAAILAGMAALVWFLMKEAPGWTRNNLPVLPKLLDAAKTPVTWKMCFLYAVVFGGFVSFATYLPTYLRDVYSFDPSGAGARTAGFALAAVLARPVGGVLADRFGPKPVVITSLTGVAVLAWAVNLQPDGEVPAGLTFVAMAAALGLGTGGVFAWVGVLAPAGKVGSISGVVSAAGGLGGYFPPLVMGATYDAATHSYSIGLTLLVVTTLAALAFTIFAMPGRTKAKVAAA; this comes from the coding sequence ATGGCCGGATCCGCGCCCCTTCCTTCGGCCGCCCCCGCCGGGCGGACACTCAACCTCGTGCTCGCCACCTCGGCGTCGGTGGTCGGGTTCTGGGCCTGGAACTCCGTGGCCACCCTTGGCGCCTTCTACACGGTGAACCTTCAGCTGAATCCGGCCACCACCGGGGTGCTCGTGGCCATGCCGGTGTTCGTCGGCTCGCTGGGCAGGATCGTTGTCGGCACCCTGACGGACAAGTGCGGCGGCCGGGCGATGTTCACCTTTGTGCTGCTGGCCTCCATCCTGCCGATCCTGCTCGTGGCTGTCGGCGGCACCTTGCGCTCCTTCGCCCTGGTGCTGTCGGCCGGCCTGCTGCTGGGCGTCGCCGGAACCGTCTTCGCCGTCGGGATCCCCTTTGTCAGCGCCTGGTATGAGCCGTCCCGGCGCGGCTTCGCCACCGGCGTCTTCGGCGCCGGAATGGGCGGCACGGCGCTGGCCGCCTTCCTGAACCCGAGGCTGGTCGCGGCGATCGGCTACTTCCCCACTCATTTGCTGATCGCCGCGATCCTCGCGGGCATGGCGGCCCTGGTCTGGTTCCTGATGAAGGAAGCCCCCGGCTGGACGCGCAACAACCTCCCCGTCCTGCCCAAGCTGCTCGACGCCGCGAAGACCCCGGTGACCTGGAAGATGTGCTTCCTCTACGCCGTGGTCTTCGGTGGCTTCGTCTCCTTTGCCACCTACCTGCCCACCTACCTCCGCGACGTCTACAGCTTCGATCCGAGCGGCGCCGGGGCGCGCACCGCCGGTTTTGCGCTGGCTGCCGTGCTGGCGCGGCCGGTGGGCGGCGTGCTCGCGGACAGGTTCGGACCCAAACCCGTGGTGATCACCTCACTGACGGGCGTCGCGGTCCTCGCCTGGGCGGTCAACCTGCAACCCGACGGCGAAGTCCCCGCCGGCCTGACGTTCGTCGCCATGGCGGCGGCGCTGGGACTCGGGACGGGCGGAGTGTTCGCATGGGTGGGGGTGCTCGCCCCTGCCGGGAAAGTGGGCAGCATCAGCGGAGTTGTCAGCGCGGCCGGGGGACTGGGCGGCTACTTCCCGCCGCTGGTCATGGGAGCGACGTACGACGCCGCCACCCACAGCTACTCGATCGGGCTGACGCTGCTGGTGGTCACGACGCTCGCAGCGCTGGCTTTTACCATCTTTGCCATGCCGGGCAGGACGAAGGCCAAGGTCGCGGCCGCCTAG
- the narI gene encoding respiratory nitrate reductase subunit gamma, whose protein sequence is MLATEAVPGAAVELSALDIVLWGVLPYVMVVVLVGGLVWRYKYDQFGWTTRSSQLYESRLLRIASPLFHFGLLAVIAGHFFGLVIPMAWTQAVGMSQEFYHFNALFVGGIAGVGTLGGILLLIYRRRTTGPVFMATTKNDKTMYVVLTAAIVFGLWTTLASVFEGGHGHNYRETVAPWFRSLFIFQPDLAAMAAAPFSFHLHTLVGMALFVIWPFTRLVHAFTAPFHYLFRPYIVYRSRDKDRDGSRAGAAAARSSGTAARRGWSAVGTRDRDTRNR, encoded by the coding sequence ATGCTGGCAACCGAAGCAGTGCCCGGCGCCGCCGTCGAACTTTCCGCCCTGGACATCGTGCTCTGGGGCGTCCTGCCCTACGTCATGGTCGTTGTGCTGGTGGGCGGGCTGGTCTGGCGCTACAAGTACGACCAGTTCGGCTGGACCACACGGTCCTCCCAGCTCTACGAATCCCGGCTGCTGCGGATCGCCTCGCCGCTGTTCCACTTCGGCCTGCTTGCCGTGATCGCCGGCCACTTTTTCGGCCTGGTCATCCCGATGGCGTGGACCCAGGCGGTGGGGATGAGCCAGGAGTTCTACCACTTCAACGCCCTGTTTGTGGGCGGGATCGCGGGGGTGGGGACCCTGGGCGGGATCCTCCTGCTGATCTACCGCCGCCGCACCACCGGGCCGGTCTTTATGGCCACCACCAAGAACGACAAGACCATGTACGTGGTGCTCACCGCAGCCATTGTGTTTGGCCTGTGGACCACCCTGGCCAGCGTTTTCGAGGGCGGGCACGGGCACAACTACCGCGAGACCGTCGCACCGTGGTTCCGGTCCCTGTTCATCTTCCAGCCGGATCTGGCGGCCATGGCGGCTGCGCCTTTTTCCTTCCACCTGCACACCCTGGTGGGCATGGCGCTTTTCGTGATCTGGCCCTTCACCCGGCTGGTCCACGCTTTCACCGCGCCGTTCCACTACCTCTTCCGCCCCTACATCGTTTACCGCTCGCGTGACAAGGACAGGGACGGCAGCAGGGCAGGTGCAGCGGCTGCGCGGTCCTCCGGCACCGCCGCCCGCCGGGGCTGGTCCGCCGTCGGCACCCGCGACCGGGACACGAGGAACCGTTGA
- the narJ gene encoding nitrate reductase molybdenum cofactor assembly chaperone, with the protein MSRREQVVYLAAAWCLSYPDEELISRVPLMRAALGEFPGAVADFQEVLDSLESTPQMDSQAHYVREFDLGKRHALHLSYWTDGDTRRRGEVLGNFKKAYRQSDILVDTHGELPDYLPMVLEYAARVDLGAGRDLLTRFRASLEMLRFGLLRDELPHALILQAVCATLPGKSPADEQAVMRMAGYGPPTEAVGLDPYDPRLLPVKGA; encoded by the coding sequence GTGAGCCGGCGCGAGCAGGTTGTCTACCTCGCGGCGGCCTGGTGCCTGTCCTACCCGGACGAGGAACTGATCAGCAGGGTGCCGCTGATGCGCGCCGCGCTGGGCGAGTTCCCCGGCGCCGTCGCGGACTTCCAGGAGGTGCTGGATTCGCTTGAATCCACGCCGCAGATGGACAGCCAGGCCCATTACGTGCGCGAGTTCGACCTCGGCAAGCGCCATGCCCTGCACCTGTCCTATTGGACGGACGGGGACACCCGGCGCCGCGGCGAAGTGCTGGGCAACTTCAAGAAGGCCTACCGGCAGAGCGACATCCTGGTCGACACCCACGGGGAACTGCCCGACTACCTGCCGATGGTGCTGGAATACGCCGCCCGGGTGGACCTCGGGGCGGGCCGTGACCTGCTGACCCGTTTCCGCGCCAGCCTCGAGATGCTGCGTTTCGGGCTGCTCCGGGACGAGCTTCCACATGCCCTGATCCTGCAGGCCGTCTGCGCCACGCTGCCCGGGAAATCGCCGGCGGACGAGCAGGCCGTGATGCGGATGGCGGGCTACGGCCCGCCCACCGAAGCGGTGGGTCTGGACCCGTATGATCCGCGACTCCTGCCCGTGAAGGGGGCCTGA
- the narH gene encoding nitrate reductase subunit beta — MRVMAQMGMVMNLDKCIGCHTCSVTCKQAWTNRAGTEYVWFNNVETRPGQGYPRRYEDQDKWQGGWVLNKRGKLVLKAGGRVKKLFGIFASPVQPKLKDYYEPWTYDYKTLVDAPLGDDFPVARPKSLITGEDTKITWSANWDDDLGGSTEYGHLDPIVEKVRRESEDKIKFAYEQTFMFYLPRICEHCLNPSCMASCPSGAIYKRVEDGIVLVDQDKCRGWRQCVTGCPYKKIYFNHKTGKAEKCTFCYPRVEVGLPTVCSETCVGRLRYLGLFLYDADAVTAAAAVTDPQELYDAQMEVLLDPNDPAVQADARAQGIPEDWIDAARRSPVYALAKVYKVALPLHPEYRTMPMVWYVPPLSPVVDLLRDQGHDGEDAGNLFGAIDALRIPVEYLAELFTAGDADRVTAVLKKLAAMRSYMRGISMGNDPDDSIPEAVGMDGQTMYGMYRLMAIAKYEERYVIPKAHVEQAHDLEEMGCSLDFEGGPGMQDSSPFGEASGRPVPVAVETFNALRDRQTSGSAPGETTLRGRVNLLNWDGTGAPSGLFPDKPNPPQEEQP; from the coding sequence ATGCGTGTAATGGCTCAAATGGGCATGGTCATGAACCTGGACAAATGCATCGGCTGCCACACCTGTTCCGTGACCTGCAAGCAGGCCTGGACCAACCGTGCGGGCACCGAATACGTCTGGTTCAACAACGTCGAAACCCGCCCCGGGCAGGGGTATCCGCGCCGCTACGAGGACCAGGACAAGTGGCAGGGCGGCTGGGTGCTGAACAAGCGCGGCAAACTGGTCCTCAAGGCCGGAGGCCGGGTCAAGAAGCTCTTCGGGATCTTCGCCAGCCCGGTCCAGCCCAAGCTCAAGGACTACTACGAGCCGTGGACCTACGACTACAAGACGCTCGTGGACGCACCGCTGGGCGACGATTTCCCGGTGGCCCGGCCCAAGTCCCTCATCACCGGCGAGGACACCAAGATCACCTGGTCCGCGAACTGGGACGATGACCTGGGCGGCTCCACCGAGTACGGCCATCTGGACCCGATCGTGGAGAAGGTCCGGCGCGAATCAGAGGACAAGATCAAGTTCGCCTACGAGCAGACGTTTATGTTCTACCTGCCGCGGATCTGCGAGCACTGCCTCAACCCCTCCTGCATGGCCTCCTGCCCCTCCGGCGCGATCTACAAGCGGGTGGAGGACGGGATCGTCCTGGTGGACCAGGACAAATGCCGCGGCTGGCGGCAGTGCGTCACCGGCTGCCCGTACAAAAAAATCTACTTCAACCACAAGACCGGCAAGGCCGAGAAGTGCACCTTCTGCTACCCGCGGGTGGAGGTGGGACTGCCGACGGTCTGCTCGGAGACCTGCGTGGGCCGGCTGCGGTACCTGGGGCTGTTCCTGTACGACGCCGACGCCGTCACCGCGGCTGCCGCCGTCACCGACCCGCAGGAACTCTACGACGCCCAGATGGAGGTCCTGCTGGACCCGAACGACCCCGCCGTCCAGGCCGACGCCCGGGCCCAGGGCATCCCGGAGGACTGGATCGACGCCGCCCGGCGCTCGCCCGTCTACGCCCTCGCCAAGGTCTACAAGGTGGCACTGCCGCTGCACCCCGAATACCGGACCATGCCGATGGTCTGGTACGTTCCGCCACTCTCACCCGTGGTGGACCTGCTGCGGGACCAGGGGCACGACGGCGAGGACGCCGGCAACCTCTTCGGCGCCATCGACGCGCTCCGCATCCCGGTGGAATACCTCGCGGAACTCTTCACAGCCGGCGACGCGGACCGGGTCACGGCCGTGCTGAAGAAACTCGCCGCCATGCGCTCCTACATGCGCGGCATCAGCATGGGCAACGACCCGGACGACTCCATCCCCGAGGCCGTGGGCATGGACGGACAGACCATGTACGGGATGTACCGGCTGATGGCGATCGCGAAGTACGAGGAGCGCTACGTGATCCCCAAGGCCCATGTGGAACAGGCCCACGACCTCGAGGAGATGGGATGCTCGCTGGACTTCGAGGGCGGGCCCGGCATGCAGGATTCCTCCCCGTTCGGCGAGGCCAGCGGCAGGCCCGTTCCCGTGGCGGTGGAGACCTTCAACGCCCTGCGGGACCGGCAGACCTCCGGCTCCGCGCCCGGCGAAACCACCCTCCGGGGCCGGGTGAACCTCCTGAACTGGGACGGCACGGGGGCGCCTTCCGGGCTCTTTCCGGATAAACCCAACCCGCCGCAGGAGGAGCAACCGTGA
- a CDS encoding LamB/YcsF family protein, which yields MDLNADLGESFGTWTMGDDAAMFPLVTSASVACGLHAGDPVTMLDTCRAAYELDVRVGAHLGYPDLAGFGLRAMDITFDDLFGAVLYQLGALDGVAHAVGASVDYVKLHGALYDRTVRDAEQASAVVAAIQAYDPGLPVLGFPGSALLGIAQEAGHPVFAEAFADRAYLPDGTLMPRSQDGAMLDDVGRIAERAVRLATKGEVEAVDGTVLRLEPHSLCIHGDTPGSVATAAAVRAALESAGVELESFA from the coding sequence TTGGATCTGAACGCTGACTTGGGCGAGTCCTTCGGGACCTGGACCATGGGCGACGACGCGGCGATGTTTCCGCTGGTCACAAGCGCCAGCGTGGCCTGCGGGCTGCACGCAGGGGACCCCGTGACCATGCTGGACACCTGCCGGGCCGCCTACGAGCTCGACGTCCGGGTGGGCGCGCACCTGGGCTACCCGGACCTCGCCGGCTTCGGTCTCCGGGCCATGGACATCACGTTCGATGACCTCTTCGGCGCCGTGCTGTACCAGCTCGGCGCCCTGGACGGGGTGGCACACGCCGTCGGCGCCTCGGTGGACTACGTCAAGCTGCACGGGGCGCTCTACGACCGGACAGTGCGCGACGCCGAGCAGGCCTCCGCGGTGGTCGCCGCCATCCAGGCCTACGATCCGGGACTTCCCGTCCTGGGTTTCCCGGGCTCCGCCCTCCTCGGCATCGCCCAGGAGGCCGGCCACCCGGTCTTCGCCGAGGCCTTCGCCGACCGCGCCTACCTGCCGGACGGGACCCTCATGCCGCGCTCGCAGGACGGTGCAATGCTGGACGACGTCGGCCGGATCGCCGAACGGGCCGTGCGCCTGGCCACGAAGGGCGAAGTCGAGGCCGTGGACGGCACCGTGCTCCGGCTCGAACCGCACTCCCTGTGCATCCACGGCGACACCCCAGGGTCCGTCGCCACGGCGGCCGCGGTCCGGGCGGCCCTCGAAAGCGCGGGCGTGGAACTGGAGAGCTTCGCCTGA
- a CDS encoding NAD-dependent succinate-semialdehyde dehydrogenase, with protein MTAYKTVNPATGETLKEFPLATAGEVEGALAASKAAFGDWQAAPVEARAKVIARVAELYRERQDELARLIATEMGKPLAQSRGEVGLVADIYAYYAEEGPSFLKDELLDVKGGGEAIVRSAPVGPLLGIMPWNYPYYQVARFAAPNLILGNTILLKHAGSCPQSALAIEQIFQDAGLPEGAYINLFLSNEQVAEVIADGRVQGVSLTGSERAGSAVAEVAGRNLKKYVLELGGSDPFIVLDSDDLDATVKAAVSGRMGNAGQACTASKRFIILEDLYEAFVEKFTARMSAIKPGDPLLADTRFGPLSSQSAADGLIEQIQDAVDKGATLRTGGHHVDGPGAYVEPTVLTDVTPGMRAFSEELFGPAAVIYKVATVEEAIELANGSPYGLGGAVFSADTGKAKEVADRLDTGMVFINSVAETQADLPFGGVKRSGVGRELARFGMNEFVNKKLIRTPR; from the coding sequence ATGACGGCCTACAAGACAGTGAACCCCGCGACCGGAGAAACGTTGAAGGAATTCCCGCTCGCCACCGCGGGCGAGGTGGAGGGCGCGCTCGCTGCGTCGAAGGCTGCCTTCGGGGACTGGCAAGCGGCGCCCGTGGAGGCCCGCGCCAAGGTGATTGCCCGCGTGGCCGAACTGTACCGGGAACGCCAGGACGAACTGGCCCGGCTGATTGCCACGGAAATGGGCAAGCCCCTGGCCCAGTCCCGGGGCGAGGTGGGCCTCGTGGCCGACATCTACGCGTACTACGCCGAAGAGGGGCCCTCCTTCCTCAAGGACGAGCTGCTGGACGTCAAGGGCGGCGGGGAGGCCATTGTCCGCTCCGCGCCGGTCGGACCGCTCCTGGGCATCATGCCGTGGAACTACCCCTACTATCAGGTGGCCCGGTTCGCCGCCCCCAACCTGATCCTCGGCAACACCATCCTGCTCAAGCACGCCGGCAGCTGCCCGCAGTCTGCCCTCGCCATCGAGCAGATCTTCCAGGACGCCGGACTCCCCGAAGGCGCCTACATCAACCTGTTCCTGAGTAACGAACAGGTTGCCGAGGTCATCGCGGACGGCCGCGTCCAGGGTGTCTCGCTGACCGGCAGCGAGCGGGCAGGCTCGGCGGTTGCCGAGGTGGCCGGAAGGAACCTGAAGAAGTACGTGCTGGAACTGGGCGGGAGTGATCCCTTCATCGTCCTCGACTCCGATGACCTCGACGCCACCGTCAAGGCAGCGGTCAGCGGCCGGATGGGGAACGCCGGCCAGGCGTGCACGGCCTCGAAGCGTTTCATCATCCTCGAGGACCTCTACGAGGCATTTGTGGAGAAATTCACTGCCCGGATGTCCGCGATCAAGCCGGGCGACCCCCTGCTCGCCGACACCCGCTTCGGGCCGCTCTCCTCGCAGAGCGCCGCGGACGGCCTCATCGAACAGATCCAGGACGCCGTGGACAAGGGCGCCACCCTGCGGACCGGCGGACACCACGTCGACGGCCCCGGCGCCTACGTGGAGCCCACCGTGCTGACCGATGTCACCCCCGGGATGCGCGCATTCTCCGAAGAGCTCTTCGGCCCGGCAGCGGTCATCTACAAGGTCGCCACCGTGGAAGAGGCCATCGAACTGGCCAACGGTTCCCCCTACGGGCTGGGCGGTGCGGTCTTCAGCGCCGATACCGGGAAAGCCAAGGAGGTCGCGGACCGGCTGGACACCGGCATGGTCTTCATCAATTCCGTGGCCGAAACCCAGGCGGACCTGCCGTTCGGCGGGGTGAAGCGCTCCGGCGTCGGGCGCGAACTGGCACGGTTCGGCATGAATGAGTTCGTCAACAAGAAGCTCATCCGGACCCCGCGCTAA
- a CDS encoding MFS transporter, which produces MRSLRALRPFAHREYRVLIAALAISIFGSGMWAVAMVYEVIHLGGGPLELSLVAAAGSVGLVAFVLAGGIAADRFPQRLLIIAVEGANLGVIAGISGLAMLGWLQLWHLALGAFVLGVGAAFFFPAYSAILPRILPPEDLLAANGMEGTMRPILQQATGPAVAGILVAALSPAHAVTGVAVCHLLAFSILNLLHRQPRPGSEVSDGSAGSGTGERARTSLLHDLREGVSYTVRTPWLLWTLLWACISVLFLIGPIEVLLPFVVRDQLGGDSRMFGFLLAIMGVGGAAASLATASFPLPRRYLSVMMVSWGAGSLPLAAVGVIDSFWALAAALFIFGATGGMGMVIWGTLLQRRVPPHLLGRVSSLDFFVSLALMPVSMALAGPAAEVLPVGLIFLVAGTVCPVMAVIAMAIARMPVDELAHPLDDGREAFGADGTAPAEAPGAGQPGPTQRRS; this is translated from the coding sequence ATGCGCTCACTGCGGGCCCTCCGACCATTCGCGCACCGGGAATACCGGGTGCTGATTGCGGCCCTGGCCATCTCCATTTTCGGCTCCGGGATGTGGGCCGTGGCGATGGTCTATGAGGTGATCCATCTGGGCGGGGGCCCGCTGGAGCTCTCCCTCGTGGCGGCGGCGGGCAGCGTGGGCCTCGTCGCGTTTGTGCTTGCGGGCGGCATCGCGGCGGACCGGTTCCCGCAGCGGCTCCTCATCATCGCGGTGGAGGGGGCCAACCTGGGTGTCATCGCCGGCATCAGCGGGCTGGCCATGCTGGGCTGGCTGCAGCTCTGGCATCTCGCGCTCGGTGCGTTTGTGCTGGGCGTCGGGGCGGCGTTCTTCTTCCCCGCGTACTCCGCCATCCTCCCGAGGATCCTGCCGCCGGAGGACCTGCTCGCGGCCAATGGCATGGAGGGGACCATGCGGCCCATCCTGCAGCAGGCCACCGGTCCCGCCGTCGCCGGCATCCTGGTCGCCGCGCTGTCCCCCGCGCACGCTGTGACCGGTGTGGCGGTGTGCCACCTGCTGGCTTTTTCCATCCTCAACCTGCTCCATCGCCAGCCCCGCCCAGGGTCGGAGGTCAGTGACGGGAGCGCTGGTTCCGGAACCGGCGAGCGCGCCAGGACGTCCCTTTTGCACGACCTCCGCGAGGGTGTCAGCTACACGGTCCGCACGCCCTGGCTGCTGTGGACCTTGCTGTGGGCCTGCATCTCCGTGCTGTTCCTGATCGGCCCCATTGAGGTGCTCCTGCCGTTCGTGGTCCGCGACCAGCTCGGCGGCGACTCGCGCATGTTCGGCTTCCTGCTCGCGATCATGGGCGTCGGCGGCGCCGCAGCCTCGCTGGCCACGGCCTCATTCCCGCTTCCGCGCCGCTACCTCAGCGTCATGATGGTGAGCTGGGGTGCCGGCAGCCTGCCGCTCGCCGCCGTCGGCGTCATCGACAGTTTCTGGGCGCTGGCGGCCGCGCTCTTCATCTTCGGCGCGACCGGCGGCATGGGCATGGTCATCTGGGGAACCCTGCTGCAGCGCCGGGTGCCGCCGCACCTGCTGGGCCGCGTCTCAAGCTTGGATTTCTTCGTTTCACTCGCCCTGATGCCGGTCTCCATGGCCCTGGCCGGACCCGCCGCCGAGGTGCTTCCGGTCGGCCTGATCTTCCTGGTCGCCGGGACGGTGTGCCCGGTCATGGCCGTGATTGCCATGGCTATCGCGCGGATGCCGGTCGACGAACTCGCCCATCCGCTGGACGACGGCCGGGAGGCCTTCGGCGCGGATGGCACAGCCCCGGCCGAAGCCCCCGGAGCAGGGCAACCCGGTCCGACGCAACGCCGGTCCTAG
- a CDS encoding glycoside hydrolase family 65 protein encodes MALITSDRARFPNDPWQLVETVHLPGNAGTLETLFSLGNGHLGIRGAHWATADAELPGSFINGFHETWDIKHAENAYGFARTGQRILYIPDANNFAVVIDGETLSLDESTVLDYRRSVDFATGVYECRITWQCRSGATVTTTERRAVGYQSRGALGISLELAADRDISADVTSSVINRQDQPVDDHSAHDPRRAGRHAGRVLLPMRLDGGDGSLRLSWETAESKQRIGLAVDHWTNAGVQPFDTLVHEDDSSVRYVLAVGADEPFVLEKSVSYAVGQASEDLADDAEAGLRPLAEIFAESAAHYRNYWTTGDIVLAGQTELQQAVRWNLFQLAQATACADVAGIPAKGVSGSGYDGHYFWDQEVYLMPYLTYTSPGNARQVLEFRHAMLPEAKIRAKELSVDGALFPWRTINGLEASAYYAAGTAQFHIAAAIAFATNRYIWASGDQAFEESLGSELLIETARMWVSLGFFGKDGLFHIHGVTGPDEYTAVVNDNLYTNVMARFNLRAAAALDHPEIDDAERQLWEQAANRMQLPYDEDLQVHSQDNDFMTLEPWDWSTPRSKYPLLLHFHPLVIYRHQVLKQADSVLAMFLQWQDFTAEEKRRAFDFYDPITTGDSTLSACVQGIMAAEVGYGEAALDHFTHALFIDLDDTHGNTIDGVHIASTGGVWSSLVSGFAGLRDQGAVPYFDPRLPAGWDGLSFHLKIQGRLLQLELEQGAISLTVREGAPLEVDVRGELLTVDGDTVRVPLAPVAAPAPTIFPSGLPTASIPIVRAAV; translated from the coding sequence ATGGCTCTCATCACCTCGGACCGCGCACGGTTCCCCAACGACCCCTGGCAGCTGGTCGAGACCGTCCACCTGCCGGGCAACGCCGGCACCCTGGAAACCCTCTTCAGCCTGGGCAACGGCCACCTCGGCATCCGGGGCGCCCACTGGGCCACCGCCGACGCCGAACTGCCGGGCAGCTTCATCAACGGCTTCCACGAGACCTGGGACATCAAGCACGCGGAAAACGCCTACGGCTTCGCCCGCACCGGCCAGCGGATCCTCTACATCCCGGACGCCAACAACTTCGCCGTGGTCATCGACGGGGAAACGTTGAGCCTGGACGAATCCACCGTGCTCGACTACCGGCGCAGCGTCGACTTCGCCACCGGCGTCTACGAATGCCGGATCACCTGGCAGTGCCGCTCGGGCGCCACCGTGACCACCACCGAACGCCGGGCCGTCGGCTACCAGTCCCGCGGTGCGCTTGGCATCTCGCTGGAACTCGCCGCGGACCGGGACATCTCCGCCGACGTGACCTCCTCGGTCATCAACCGCCAGGACCAGCCCGTCGACGACCACTCGGCCCATGACCCGCGCCGTGCCGGCCGGCACGCCGGCCGTGTCCTGCTGCCGATGCGGCTCGACGGCGGCGACGGCTCCCTGCGCCTGTCCTGGGAAACCGCCGAATCCAAGCAGCGCATCGGCCTGGCCGTCGATCACTGGACGAACGCCGGGGTGCAGCCCTTCGACACCCTGGTGCACGAGGACGACAGCAGTGTCCGCTACGTCCTGGCCGTTGGCGCCGACGAGCCGTTCGTGCTGGAGAAGAGCGTCAGCTACGCCGTCGGGCAGGCCTCCGAAGACCTGGCCGATGACGCGGAGGCGGGCCTCCGGCCGCTCGCGGAGATCTTCGCCGAAAGTGCGGCGCACTACCGAAACTACTGGACCACGGGGGACATCGTCCTCGCCGGCCAAACGGAACTCCAGCAGGCCGTCCGCTGGAACCTCTTCCAGCTGGCGCAGGCGACTGCCTGCGCCGACGTCGCCGGCATCCCGGCCAAGGGCGTCAGCGGCTCGGGCTACGACGGGCACTACTTCTGGGACCAGGAGGTGTACCTGATGCCCTACCTGACGTACACCAGCCCCGGCAACGCCCGCCAGGTCCTCGAGTTCCGCCATGCGATGCTGCCCGAGGCCAAGATCCGCGCCAAGGAGCTCAGCGTGGACGGCGCACTGTTCCCGTGGCGCACCATCAACGGTCTCGAGGCCAGCGCCTACTACGCCGCCGGCACCGCCCAGTTCCACATCGCCGCGGCGATCGCCTTCGCGACCAACCGCTACATCTGGGCCAGCGGCGACCAGGCATTCGAGGAATCCCTCGGCTCCGAGCTGCTGATCGAGACCGCCCGGATGTGGGTCTCACTGGGCTTCTTCGGCAAGGACGGGCTCTTCCACATCCACGGCGTCACCGGCCCGGACGAGTACACCGCCGTCGTCAATGACAACCTGTACACCAACGTCATGGCCCGGTTTAACCTGCGCGCCGCGGCGGCACTGGACCACCCGGAGATCGACGACGCCGAACGCCAGCTCTGGGAGCAGGCCGCCAACCGCATGCAGCTGCCCTACGACGAGGACCTCCAGGTCCACTCGCAGGACAACGACTTCATGACCCTGGAGCCGTGGGACTGGAGCACGCCCCGGTCCAAGTACCCGCTGCTGCTGCACTTCCACCCGCTGGTGATCTACCGCCACCAGGTCCTCAAGCAGGCGGACAGCGTGCTGGCCATGTTCCTGCAGTGGCAGGACTTCACCGCCGAGGAAAAGCGCCGCGCCTTCGACTTCTACGATCCAATCACCACCGGCGACTCCACCCTGTCCGCCTGCGTGCAGGGCATCATGGCGGCCGAGGTCGGCTACGGCGAAGCCGCGCTGGACCACTTCACCCACGCGCTGTTCATCGACCTGGACGACACCCACGGCAACACGATCGACGGCGTCCACATCGCCTCCACCGGCGGGGTCTGGAGTTCGCTGGTCAGCGGCTTCGCGGGCCTGCGCGACCAGGGCGCGGTGCCGTACTTCGACCCGCGGCTGCCCGCCGGATGGGACGGGCTGTCCTTCCACCTGAAGATCCAGGGCCGGCTGCTGCAGCTCGAACTGGAACAGGGTGCCATCAGCCTGACCGTGCGCGAGGGCGCACCGCTGGAGGTCGACGTGCGCGGCGAGCTGCTCACGGTCGACGGCGATACGGTGCGGGTTCCGCTGGCCCCGGTCGCGGCACCGGCGCCCACGATCTTCCCGAGCGGACTCCCGACGGCGTCCATCCCGATCGTGCGCGCGGCGGTCTAG